The Azospirillum sp. TSA2s region CGGGGGCTTGGTCTGAGAGAACGTGAGACCCGGTCGCTGGATGGGACGAGATCAGACGGACAGCCATTACTGCGATGGACCGGGCGGGCGTGTTGTAGGGCGCAGCCGCATCACCCCCGCTCCACCGGGCCCGAGAACACGTAGCCGACGCCACGCACCGTCTTGATCATGGACTGCTCCGGTCCCGCTTCGATCTTGCGGCGCAACCGGCTGACCTGGATATCGATCGCCCGGTCGAAGGGCAACGCCGCCCGGTTGCGGGTAATGTCCAGCAGCCGGTCACGCGACAGGGTGTGGTGGGGATTCTCCAGAAAAGCGACCAACAGATCGTATTCGCCGCCCGTCAGGTCGACCAGCACGTCGTCGGGGGACCGCAGCTCGCGGCGAACCAGATCAACCGTCCAGCCAGCAAAGCGCATGATGCGGTCGGCGGAGGCCGGCTGCTTCGGATGGCCGTCGGCCGCGCCGGTCCGGCGCAGCACCGCCTTGATGCGGCTGAGGAGCTCACGGGGGCTGAACGGCTTGGTCATGTAGTCGTCGGCACCCATCTCCAACCCGACGATGCGATCAGTCTCTTCACCCATCGCGCTCAGCATGATGATCGGGACCGCCGAGCCCACACGCAGCTCTCGACAGAGCTTCATTCCGTCATCACCCGGCAGCATCAGGTCAAGCACGATCAGGTCGACAGGCCCATTCTTCAGGCATTCGCGCATCTCATAGCCGTCGCGGGCAGTGCTGACCTTCAGGTCGTGCTTGCGCAGGATACGGCCCAAGAGGTCGCGGATCTCCTGATTGTCGTCGACGACGAGGATGTGGTGCATGGTCAGGCCAAGGTGGCTGGAAGGACAATCGAGGCATCAAATGGGATTGGATAATGACGCTCACACGCGTCCAGATAGACCATCCATCCGCCGACGGCCAGTCCCTGCGCGAACACGACGCACGCCGCTCCTGCATTCAGAAACACTTCGTTACACTCAGCGGCAAATTCTGAAACAGAACTGGTCATACAACGAAGGTGTAGAGAAATGGATGAGGGCTTCACCAGGGAAGGCATCCCGCCGACCATTGAGCCCCGCCCTTCTACGCTCCCATAGGAGGTGCATCATGTCGTTCCGGACCCTCGCCACCACTGCCGCCATCGCCGCTACCCTCATCCTGTCGGGCACCATCGCCAACGCCGCAGACCCCGGCACGCATTGCGAAAGTCGGATCCAAACGGTGAACGCCATGCTGAACGGCGGCAACCCCAACCTCGGGCGTACCGCCCGCTCTCTGGTCGAGCGCAATGCCGCGATGGGCGCCTACCTGCACGAACAGGGTAAGCATGCGCAGGCGCACGGCTATCTCGACTTCGCCCTCGGCAAGGCTTCCGCGCCGGCCGGCTGAAGCGCCACATCTGCAGGGGGCATCCTCCGGTGCCCCCTGCAACTCCGCCTCGCGCGGCCATTTGGCCCGACCTCATTCATCTGAATTGATGAAGCAGCACGGCGTCCGCCTGCATGGGGCGGTGGCGCCTGCTGCGCCTCCTCATGCAGGGGGGATGCTGTTCATCGCAAGAACTATATGAACATCACCCGAGCCGCATATGAGGATGAGGGTAGGAAGACCGCCTCGTTTGATCCTGATCAACGCCGGAGCGCCGGGACCCTGCTTCACTGCGTGGCAGTCCGAGCGACACACGGTCCCGTCGGACCCAGGAGGATGGAATGGGGGGCATCGGTCGGTTTTTGACGGCTCTTGCAGTGATGGCGGTCCTGCTGCTCGGTGCAGCGGGCAGCGCATCAGCGCATGCCGTCATGACCGATCACGGCGCCGTCCATAACGACGCCCCCTGCACCGACCACGAAGACCAAGGGACGCTGCCCTGTGACTATCCTGATCAGGAGCCTCACCATGCCATGCCCATGGCGGCTCCCTGCTGCCCGAGCCTCGAGGCGCCGGCGCGCATCACGGTGACCCGCGTCACCGTGATGAGCCGCATCATTTGGCACCCGGCCGCAGAGCCCTTGTTGGCAACGCTCCTGATCACGCCCGAACCGCCACCGCCCCGAACCGCCGCCTGACGACCGACCGCGATCTGATGCAACGGATCGCCAACGCAGACGACACCCGTCATCAAAGAAAATCGTCGCATCCCGTGCTTGTCCGGCTCAACCGGAACAGTATGGATGCGGCTGGACAGGCGGAAACCGGAACCATGACCGACACACACCGCACACGCCTGGCGCGCGCACTCCTCACCATGACCGCCGCCCTGCTGATCGGCAGCGGGGCCGCGGCAGCGGTGGAGCCGAACACCGACATCGCCCGCTTCATCGAGACCGCCCGGCGCATGAACCCTGAGGTCGCGGCAACGGCCCTGGAGACCGACGCTGCGACCGCGCGCATCGCGTCCGCCGGAGCGCTCGACGATCCCAAGTTCAAGGTCGAGCTCGAATTGCCGCGTAGCGGTCCCGGCTACCTGCCGCGCTACCGCGCCGGCCAGGAGCTCTATCAGGTCCGCCAGATGTTCCCGCTGTGGGGCAAGCGCGACCTGAAGCAGGAGATCGCCGCAGCGGACAGCCGCAAGGCCGCCACGGCCCAGGCCGAGGTCGCCAACCAAATCGCTTACCGCGTCAAGGTCGCCTACGCCGAGTACCACGCAGCGCATCTCGCGGCCGACGAGACGCGCAAGCTGCTCGGGACCGTCCGGCGTCTGTCCGATCTGGCGCGCGCCCGTTACGCCCAGGGACCAGGCAAGCAACAGGACATCACCGGCGCCAACGCCGAAGCCGGCGCGCTCACTGCCGAACTCGCGCGGATGGATGCCGACCGCCACCGCGCCCAGGTTCGGCTGAACGGTCTGCTGGCCCGCTCGCCCGAGACGCCCTTGCCGGCGAAGCCCCTGCCGCGGCCGGTGCCGCCGCTTGAGACGCTGCCGGCCGACGCGCTGGTAGACCGCGCGCGCTCCGACTTCCCGGCGGTGCGCGCCCAGCTTGCGCAGATCGATTCGGCCGACGGGAGCCGCCGCCTCGCCGAGAAGAATGGCTACCCCGACGTCGAACTGGGCCTTGGCGCCATACGGCGCGACGGCCGCTTCGACGGCTATCAGGCGATGGTCGAGGTCAATATTCCGCTCTATGCCGACCGCCGCCAGGCCGAGCAGCGGGAGGCGGCCTCGATGGCCGGCGCGGCGCGGGCGAAGCTGGAGCAAATCCGCCTCGATGTCGCGACGGACGTGCATGAAGCCTACGCCATGCTGGCCGCCCTCAAGGAGCGCAAGCGCATCGTGCGGGAGATTACCCTGCCGCAGGCGCGCATCGCTCTGGAAGCCGCCACCCGCGGCTATGAACTGTCGCGCGAGGAATTCGCCAACCTCCTGCAGGCGGAGCAGACACTGCGCCGCGCGCTGGTCGAATACGTGAACGTGACATTCGAGGAGCAGGTCCGGCTTGCCGAGATCGAGCGCCTGGTCGGAGGTGAACTGTGAGCCGCTCCCCAGCCCTTCTCGCCGTCCTGATGGCCGGCACCATCGCCGCCGGAACGCCGGCCTTCGCGCAATCTGCCGGTGGAACCGGCCATGCCAGCCATGGCGCTCCCGCCGAGGCACAGTCCGCCGGATCGGGGAAGATCCTGTACTACCGCAACCCCATGGGTCTGTCCGACACATCCCCAGTTCCGAAGAAGGACAGCATGGGGATGGATTACGTGCCAGTCTACGAGGGAAAGGATACTCCGGCGCAGGCGGCCACGCCGGCGCCGAATGCGGCAGGTCCACGCAAGATCCAGTACTACCGCAACCCGATGGGCCTCCCGGACACCTCCCCGGTGCCGAAGAAGGACCCGATGGGCATGGACTACGTGCCCGTCTATGAGGGTGAGGACAGTGCGTCGGGCACCGTCACCATCAGCCCCGACAAGGTCCAGAAGCTTGGCGTGCGCACCGACACGGCGACGCGGCGGGCGATCTCCCGCCAAGTGCGGGCGGTCGGCACCGTGCAGGTGGACGAGCGCCGTCTCTTCATCGTCGCGCCGAAGTTCGAGGCCTGGATCGAGAGACTGCTGGTCGACACCACCGGTGACACGGTCCGCAAGGGCCAGCCGCTGATGGAGGTCTACAGTCCCGAACTGGTCCTGGCCCAGCAGGAATACCTCGTCGCCCGCCAGGGCGGCGCCCAACTCGCCGAGGCATCACTGCAGCGCCTGCGCAACCTCGACGTCCCCGAGGAGGAGATCGAGCGGTTGCGCAAGACTGGCAAGGCGTCGCGGACGCTGAGCTACCGCGCGGCGGCCGACGGCGTGGTGTTGGAAAAGTCGGCCGTGCGGGGCATGCGCTTCATGCCCGGCGAAGCGCTCTACCGCATCGCCGACCTGTCGAACGTCTGGCTGGTCGCCGACGTGTTCGAACAGGACCTCGGCTACGTCAAGCTGGGCCAGGAGGTCGACGTCACCGTCAACTCCCTGCCGGGCAGGACCTTCACCGGCAAGGTCAGCTTCGTCTACCCGACCCTGACGGCCGAGAGTCGCACCGGCAAGGTGCGGGTTGAGTTGCCCAACATTGACGGCCTGCTCAAGCCGAACCTCTACGCCACTGTGCATCTGAATGCCGACCTCGGCGCCATGACTGGGCTGGCCGTGCCGGACTCCGCCTTGCTCGACACCGGCAAACGGCAAGCGGTCCTGGTGGAGATCGGCGAGGGTCGCTACGAGCCGCGGGACGTGAAGGCCGGCGCCCGCACCGACGGCTTCGTCCAGATCCTGGCCGGGCTGGAGGAAGGCGAGCGCGTGGTGGTGCGCGCGAACTTCCTGATCGACTCCGAAAGCAACCTGCGTGCAGCCCTGAGCGCCTTCGGCGGCGGCGGCGGCCAGCACCAGCACCAATAACGGCGGAGGGCATTGCCATGATCGCCGCCATCATCCGTTGGTCCGCGCGCAACGTCGCGTTGACCCTGATTGGCACGCTGTTCCTCATCGCCGCCGGCGCCTATTCGGTGTCGCGCATCCCGCTCGACGCGCTGCCAGACCTGTCCGATGTGCAGGTCATCCTCTACACCGACTATCCCGGCCAAGCGCCGCAGGTGGTCGAGGACCAGGTCACCTACCCGCTGACCACCGCCATGCTCAGCGTGCCAAAGTCCAAAGTGGTCCGCGGCTTCTCGTTCTTCGGCGCGTCCTTCGTCTACATCATCTTCGAGGACGGCACCGACATCTACTGGGCGCGTTCGCGCGTCCTGGAGTACCTGAACTTCGCCGCGAAACGGCTGCCCAACGGCGTCACCCCGACGCTGGGGCCGGACGCGACCGGCGTGGGCTGGGTCTACCAATACGTCGTGCTCGCCAAGGACCGCACGCTGGCCGAGTTGCGTACGCTGCAGGACTGGTATCTGCGTTACCAGCTGACCAAGGCGGAAGGCGTGTCCGAGGTGGCGAGTGTCGGCGGCTTCGTTCAGCAGTACCAGGTGGTCGTCGACCCCCAGAAGCTTCAGGCCTACGGGGTGCCGCTGGCCAAGATCGCGCAGGCCATCCGCACATCGAACCAGGACGTCGGTGGCCGCGTCGTCGAGATGGCGGAAACTGAGTACGTGGTGCGCGGGCGCGGCTACCTGCGCGGCGCCAAGGACATCGAGGAGATCGTCCTCAAGGTCGATCGCGGCACGCCGATCCTCCTGCGCGACGTGGCGCGGGTCGAGATTGGCCCGGACGAGCGCCGCGGCCTCACAGAACTGAACGGGGAAGGCGAGGTGGTCAGTGGCGTGGCGCTCCAGCGCTATGGCCAGAACGCTCTGAGCGTGATCCAGAACGTCAAGAACAAACTGACCGAGCTGAAGGCCGGCCTGCCGGAGGGCGTCAGCATCGAAAGCGTCTACGATCGCTCCGAGCTCATCCTGCGCGCGGTGGAGAATCTCAAGGGAACGCTGATCGAGGAGAGCGTGATCGTCGCGCTCGTCTGCATCGTCTTCCTGCTGCATGTCCGCAGCGCGCTGGTCGCCATCGTCACGCTGCCGGTCGGTGTGCTGATCGCCGTCATGGTGATGGACGCCATGGGGATGACCTCGAACATCATGAGCCTGGGCGGCATCGCCATCGCCGTCGGCGCCATGGTCGACGCCTCCATCGTGATGATCGAAAACGCCCACAAGCGGCTGGAGCACGCCCCCCCAGGGGCCTCGCGCGTGCAGGTGCTGATCGATGCGGCGGTGGAGGTCGGGCCGGCGTTGTTCTTCAGCCTGCTGGTCATCACCGTTTCCTTCCTGCCAGTCTTCACTCTGGAAGCGCAGGAAGGCCGGCTGTTCAAGCCGCTGGCCTTCACCAAGACCTTTGCCATGGCGGGGGCGGCGTTCCTGTCGATCACGCTGGTGCCGGTGCTGATGATGCTGTTCGTGCGCGGCCGCATCATCCCGGAACGGAAGAACCCGGTGAACCGCCTGCTGATCTGGCTCTACCGGCCGCTGATCAAGCTGGTGCTGCGGGCCAAGATCCCGACGATCCTGATAGCCATCGGCCTGCTCGGTTGGTCGGTGATCCCCGCTTCCCGCCTCGGCAGCGAGTTCATGCCGGCGATCAACGAGGGCACCATCCTCTACATGCCGAGCACTCTGCCTGGCCTGTCGATCACCAAGGCGGCCGAACTGGTGCAGACACAGGACCGCATTCTCAAGAGCTTCCCCGAGGTGGAGTCGGTCTACGGCAAGGCCGGCCGCGCCGCCACGGCCACCGACCCGGCGCCCACCGAGATGTTCGAGACGGTCATCAACCTGAAGCCAAAGTCGGACTGGCGGCCGGGCATGACCTACGACGCCCTGGTGGCGGAGATGGACAAGGCCGTGCAGATGCCCGGCATCTCCAACGCCTGGACGATGCCGTTGCGCGCGCGCATCGACATGCTCTCGACCGGCATCCGCACGCCGATCGGCATCAAGGTATTCGGCAAAGACCTGGAGGAGATGGAACGGCTGGCCCGCGAGATCGAGGCGGTGGTCAAGCAGGTTTCCGGCACCACCAGCGCCTACGCCGAACGCATCGTCGGTGGCTACTACCTGGAGATCGACCCCAACCGCGAGCAGTTGTCCCGCTATGGCCTGACCGTCGGCGACCTGCAGGACACCATCTTGACGGCGTTGGGCGGTGAGATGGTGACGACCACAGTGGAAGGTCGGGAGCGCTTCTCGGTCAACGTCCGCTACCCGCGGGAGCTGCGCAGCAACCCCGACGCCATCGCCAGCCGAATCCTGCTGCACCCCGAGGCCGGTGGCGCCATTCCGCTGGGCCAGCTCGCTTCGGTCCGGCTGACCAAGGGGCCGGCCACCGTGCGAACGGAGAACGCATTGCTGTCGGCCTATATCTACGTCGACATCCGCGACCGCGACATCGGCGGCTACGTCGCCGACGCCCGCAAGGCGGTGGCCGAGCAGGTGCAGATGCCGGCTGGTTACTACGTCACCTGGAGCGGCCAGTTTGAGTACATGGAGCGTGCGGCGGCGAAGCTGAAGATCGTCATCCCGGTGACGATCGCCATCATCTTCCTGCTGATGTACCTGAACTTCCGACGCATCACCGAGACGCTGATCGTCATGCTGTCGCTGCCCTTCGCGCTGGTCGGCG contains the following coding sequences:
- a CDS encoding response regulator — its product is MHHILVVDDNQEIRDLLGRILRKHDLKVSTARDGYEMRECLKNGPVDLIVLDLMLPGDDGMKLCRELRVGSAVPIIMLSAMGEETDRIVGLEMGADDYMTKPFSPRELLSRIKAVLRRTGAADGHPKQPASADRIMRFAGWTVDLVRRELRSPDDVLVDLTGGEYDLLVAFLENPHHTLSRDRLLDITRNRAALPFDRAIDIQVSRLRRKIEAGPEQSMIKTVRGVGYVFSGPVERG
- a CDS encoding TolC family protein; translated protein: MTDTHRTRLARALLTMTAALLIGSGAAAAVEPNTDIARFIETARRMNPEVAATALETDAATARIASAGALDDPKFKVELELPRSGPGYLPRYRAGQELYQVRQMFPLWGKRDLKQEIAAADSRKAATAQAEVANQIAYRVKVAYAEYHAAHLAADETRKLLGTVRRLSDLARARYAQGPGKQQDITGANAEAGALTAELARMDADRHRAQVRLNGLLARSPETPLPAKPLPRPVPPLETLPADALVDRARSDFPAVRAQLAQIDSADGSRRLAEKNGYPDVELGLGAIRRDGRFDGYQAMVEVNIPLYADRRQAEQREAASMAGAARAKLEQIRLDVATDVHEAYAMLAALKERKRIVREITLPQARIALEAATRGYELSREEFANLLQAEQTLRRALVEYVNVTFEEQVRLAEIERLVGGEL
- a CDS encoding efflux RND transporter periplasmic adaptor subunit, giving the protein MAGTIAAGTPAFAQSAGGTGHASHGAPAEAQSAGSGKILYYRNPMGLSDTSPVPKKDSMGMDYVPVYEGKDTPAQAATPAPNAAGPRKIQYYRNPMGLPDTSPVPKKDPMGMDYVPVYEGEDSASGTVTISPDKVQKLGVRTDTATRRAISRQVRAVGTVQVDERRLFIVAPKFEAWIERLLVDTTGDTVRKGQPLMEVYSPELVLAQQEYLVARQGGAQLAEASLQRLRNLDVPEEEIERLRKTGKASRTLSYRAAADGVVLEKSAVRGMRFMPGEALYRIADLSNVWLVADVFEQDLGYVKLGQEVDVTVNSLPGRTFTGKVSFVYPTLTAESRTGKVRVELPNIDGLLKPNLYATVHLNADLGAMTGLAVPDSALLDTGKRQAVLVEIGEGRYEPRDVKAGARTDGFVQILAGLEEGERVVVRANFLIDSESNLRAALSAFGGGGGQHQHQ
- a CDS encoding efflux RND transporter permease subunit, producing the protein MIAAIIRWSARNVALTLIGTLFLIAAGAYSVSRIPLDALPDLSDVQVILYTDYPGQAPQVVEDQVTYPLTTAMLSVPKSKVVRGFSFFGASFVYIIFEDGTDIYWARSRVLEYLNFAAKRLPNGVTPTLGPDATGVGWVYQYVVLAKDRTLAELRTLQDWYLRYQLTKAEGVSEVASVGGFVQQYQVVVDPQKLQAYGVPLAKIAQAIRTSNQDVGGRVVEMAETEYVVRGRGYLRGAKDIEEIVLKVDRGTPILLRDVARVEIGPDERRGLTELNGEGEVVSGVALQRYGQNALSVIQNVKNKLTELKAGLPEGVSIESVYDRSELILRAVENLKGTLIEESVIVALVCIVFLLHVRSALVAIVTLPVGVLIAVMVMDAMGMTSNIMSLGGIAIAVGAMVDASIVMIENAHKRLEHAPPGASRVQVLIDAAVEVGPALFFSLLVITVSFLPVFTLEAQEGRLFKPLAFTKTFAMAGAAFLSITLVPVLMMLFVRGRIIPERKNPVNRLLIWLYRPLIKLVLRAKIPTILIAIGLLGWSVIPASRLGSEFMPAINEGTILYMPSTLPGLSITKAAELVQTQDRILKSFPEVESVYGKAGRAATATDPAPTEMFETVINLKPKSDWRPGMTYDALVAEMDKAVQMPGISNAWTMPLRARIDMLSTGIRTPIGIKVFGKDLEEMERLAREIEAVVKQVSGTTSAYAERIVGGYYLEIDPNREQLSRYGLTVGDLQDTILTALGGEMVTTTVEGRERFSVNVRYPRELRSNPDAIASRILLHPEAGGAIPLGQLASVRLTKGPATVRTENALLSAYIYVDIRDRDIGGYVADARKAVAEQVQMPAGYYVTWSGQFEYMERAAAKLKIVIPVTIAIIFLLMYLNFRRITETLIVMLSLPFALVGGVWYMSLLGFNLSVAVAVGFIALAGVAAETGVVMLIYLDHALADMKRRRAAEGRAMTAADLYEAIMEGAVERVRPKMMTVVAIMAGLLPIMWSTGTGSEVMQRIAVPMIGGMISSTVLTLLVIPAIYALVKARDVERPAPEAPPLSPIDRTSTHPTKETAIAS